The following are from one region of the Cynocephalus volans isolate mCynVol1 chromosome 17, mCynVol1.pri, whole genome shotgun sequence genome:
- the INPP5E gene encoding phosphatidylinositol polyphosphate 5-phosphatase type IV: MERQVGAAVQAGSEPGSGVLGPGASPWRGPPAARGAVAERGVLGPQPGGAGPEGAGGAGPGGARGPRARPRDGRCPGAAGPAGWIRLSELPGGRRSWRRSPRRPPGSSRWGRAGGAPRPPRGGVFPRRAPGPQAGRRRPHGAASPGCAPPCSGGPGPVGNTAGRNARRRPPPAPRRPRGAAPSPRRLAMPSSSARPRPPAAAAAQRPRPERGMLETQPPNSDRDPGPGSPPAAGRRGPEQSPELPRSLPAATATPVAPQPPPGPRLERARSLDDRGWRRRRRIRSGHEGLAAREGASPSGDSVQDEDPSLATQGCTAPCLSTSLPEIPKSRRAPVSEGGSRSSWGHCLPGTVSASPDLLRRDSASASAGSSPRLASLRPPRPPPPLSLNVASEALRTASKVDSDHADYKHRMQTRLVWACGGLGPGWPRSPPASDAGSLCSTKCSSLLAPIHTKDIRSRSYLEGSLLANRALLGADELAQYFPNRSVALFVATWNMQGQKELPQSLDEFLLPAEADYAQDLYVVGVQEGCSNRREWETRLQETLGPHYILLSSAAHGVLYLSLFIRRDLIWFCSEVESSAVTTRIVSQIKTKGAVGLSFTFFGTSFLFITSHFTSGDGKVEERLLDYTRTVQDLALPRNVPDTNPYHSSAVDVTTRFDEVFWFGDFNFRLSARREAVEAILQQGPEADVPALLRQDQLAREMKKGSVFKGFQEPDIHFLPTYKFDIGKDTYDSTSKQRTPSYTDRVLYKSRHKGDICPLKYSSCPGIKTSDHRPVYGLFRVQVRPGRDNIPLAAGKFDRELYLIGIKRRISKETQRQQVLKNQISSAICTVS; the protein is encoded by the exons ATGGAAAGA CAAGTGGGCGCTGCTGTCCAAGCGGGCTCTGAGCCTGGGTCGGGGGTCCTGGGCCCTGGAGCCTCGCCCTGGCGCGGTCCTCCGGCCGCCAGGGGCGCTGTGGCCGAGCGGGGCGTCCTGGGGCCGCAGCCGGGCGGCGCGGGGCCGGAAGGGGCGGGGGGCGCGGGGCCGGGAGGGGCGAGGGGGCCCCGGGCGCGTCCCCGCGACGGTCGTTGCCCGGGTGCTGCTGGCCCGGCAGGCTGGATCCGGCTCTCCGAGCTGCCTGGTGGCCGCCGCAGCTGGCGCCGGAGTCCCCGAAGGCCGCCCGGCTCCTCGCGGTGGGGACGCGCAGGCGGCGCCCCTCGGCCTCCCCGGGGCGGGGTGTTCCCGCGTCGCGCCCCGGGCCCTCAGGCCGGCCGCAGACGCCCTCACGGCGCGGCCTCCCCCGGGTGCGCCCCGCCATGCAGCGGCGGCCCCGGCCCCGTCGGGAACACCGCAGGCCGGAACGCGCGCCGCCGACCCCCGCCCGCGCCCCGCCGGCCGCGCGGAGCAGCCCCATCGCCGCGGCGTCTGGCCATGCCGTCCAGCTCCGCGCGACCGCGacccccggcggcggcggcggcccagCGCCCGCGGCCTGAGCGCGGGATGCTCGAGACACAGCCCCCGAACTCGGACAGAGACCCGGGCCCGGGGTCCCCGCCCGCCGCCGGCCGTCGGGGCCCCGAGCAGAGCCCCGAGCTCCCTCGCAGCCTCCCGGCGGCCACGGCCACACCCGTCGCCCCACAGCCCCCGCCGGGGCCCAGGCTGGAGCGAGCCCGGTCCCTCGATgacaggggctggaggaggcggcggcggatTCGAAGCGGCCACGAGGGTCTGGCAGCGCGGGAGGGGGCCAGTCCCTCCGGGGACTCGGTGCAGGATGAGGACCCCAGTCTCGCCACCCAGGGCTGCACCGCGCCCTGCCTGAGCACCTCCTTGCCCGAGATCCCCAAGTCCCGCAGGGCCCCGGTCAGCGAGGGAGGGAGCCGGTCCTCCTGGGGCCACTGTCTCCCTGGGACGGTGAGCGCCTCCCCGGACCTCCTGCGCAGGGACTCCGCCTCAGCCTCGGCGGGCAGCTCCCCGAGGCTGGCCAGCCTGCGTCCCCCTCGCCCGCCGCCCCCACTGAGCCTGAACGTGGCCTCCGAGGCCCTGAGGACGGCCAGCAAGGTGGACTCAGATCACGCCGACTACAAGCACCGCATGCAGACCAGGCTGGTGTGGGCCTGCGGCGGCCTGGGCCCTGGCTGGCCCCGCAGCCCCCCGGCTAGCGATGCCGGGTCCCTGTGCTCCACCAAATGCTCCAGTCTCCTGGCACCCATCCACACCAAGGACATCCGGAGCAG gAGCTACCTGGAGGGGAGCCTCCTGGCCAACAGGGCGCTGCTGGGGGCGGACGAGCTGGCCCAGTACTTCCCAAACAGGAGCGTGGCCCTCTTCGTGGCCACTTGGAACATGCAGGGCCAGAAG GAGCTGCCACAAAGCCTGGATGAGTTCCTGCTGCCCGCTGAGGCCGACTACGCCCAGGACCTGTATGTCGTTGGGGTCCAGGAGGGCTGCTCCAACAG GCGGGAGTGGGAGACGCGTCTGCAGGAGACGCTGGGCCCCCACTACATCCTACTGTCCTCGGCAGCCCATGGGGTGCTCTACCTGTCCCTGTTCATCCGCAGGGACCTCATCTGGTTCTGCTCAG AGGTGGAGAGCTCTGCGGTGACCACACGCATCGTGTCTCAGATCAAGACCAagggggctgtgggcctcagcttCACCTTCTTTGGAACCTCCTTCCTCTTCATCACGTCTCACTTCACCT CTGGAGACGGGAAGGTGGAGGAGCGGCTGCTGGACTACACCAGGACCGTGCAAGACCTGGCGCTGCCCAGGAACGTACCGGACACCAACCCCTACCACTCCAGCGCAG TGGATGTCACCACCCGGTTTGACGAGGTGTTCTGGTTTGGAGACTTCAACTTCCGCCTGAGTGCCAGGCGCGAGGCTGTGGAGGCCATCCTGCAGCAAGGCCCGGAGGCGGACGTGCCTGCGCTGCTGCGGCAGGACCAGCTGGCCCGGGAAATGAAGAAAG GGTCTGTCTTCAAGGGCTTCCAAGAGCCGGACATCCACTTCCTCCCGACGTACAAGTTTGACATTGGGAAGGACACCTATGACAGCACCTCCAAGCAGAGGACCCCCTCCTATACG GACCGGGTCTTGTACAAAAGCCGTCACAAGGGTGACATCTGTCCTCTGAAGTACTCTTCCTGCCCTGGGATCAAGACCTCCGACCACCGCCCCGTGTACGGCCTGTTCCGGGTGCAAGTGAGGCCTGGGCGAGACAA CATTCCGCTAGCTGCCGGCAAGTTTGACCGAGAACTGTACTTAATAGGAATTAAAAGACGGATCTCGAAAGAAACTCAGAGACAGCAAGTACTGAAGAATCAGATCTCCAGCGCTATTTGTACCGTTTCTTGA